TCCCGGGCGTGACCCGCCTCGCCCCCCTGGGCGTCGGCGGATACGCGACCGACCCGCGCGATCTGGCCAGCGAGGATCAGCCGGGCACGAGCACGGACTCCTACGCCTTCACCGCGACCCTCAAGGCCAACATCAGCGACACGCTTTCGCTGACGAACATCGCCAACTTCCGCAGCTTCGAATCCGCGCTTTTCCAGGACCTCGACCTGTCGGCGGTGCAGAACGAGCCCTCGCTCAACGGCTTGGCCAGCACGATCCAGGAACGCCGGATCGACAGCGACCAGTACTCCAACGAGCTGCAGCTGAACTATGACACCGACCATGTGAACGCGGTGCTCGGGGCCTATTACTTCAACGAGCAGCAGAACCCGATCGACAGCGTCGGCTTCAAGCGGCGCTCGGGCAACGCCCAGTCTCCCGCCATCCTGGCGCGCGACAACATCCCTCTGGATCTGGCCTACAACCTTTGCGGCTACGGTCCCGGCTCCACGACGGGCGGATCGGCGATCATCACGCCCAAGCGGGTCTGCACCCGCTCCAACCTCGAGACGACCGCCTATGCCATCTTCGGCCAGGCCAACTTCGATCTGGGCATGATCTCGCCCGGCCTGGAAGGCCTCAGCGTCAAGCTGGGCGGCCGCTACAGCCACGAGGAGGTGATGTCGGAAAACCCCGGCATCGTGATCCGCTACAACCCGACGGCCCCGAACCAGCATCTGCCGACGCTGAACCCGACGGCCGCCGGAACCCACACCGAGCGGACCTTCGAGGACTTCACGCCGGAAGTCGGCGTCCAGTGGGAGGTCAATCCCGACCTGCTGCTCTACTATACCTACTCGGAAGGCTTCAAAGCCGGGTCGGGCGAGAACGCGTCGGGCTCCACCACCATCGTGGATCCGGAAACGATCTCGAACCACGAGGTCGGCGTGAAGGCGACCCTGCTGGATCAGCGCCTGACCGTGAACGCGGCGGCCTATTCGTACGAGCTGGAAGGCCTGCAGCTGAACAAGACGATCTCGGGCGGCCCGACGGGCTACACGACGATCTTCCAGAACGCGGCCAAGACCTCGGCCAACGGCGTGGAACTCGAGTTCTTCGCGCGACCGACCGATGTGTTCCGGTTCTCGGGCGGCCTGTCCTACACGGACGCGACGTTCGACGACTATCTGACCATCGATCCGCTGGCTCCGCAGAACGTCTCCGGTGGCACGCCCTACAACGCCACCACCAACCCCGATCCGACCGCCTTCGGCGCGCCGGGCGGCGGCAACCTGCAGCTGGCGGGCAACAAGGTCCGCAACACGCCGGACCTGGCCTGGAGCCTGCACGGCGAACTGGACCT
This DNA window, taken from Brevundimonas subvibrioides ATCC 15264, encodes the following:
- a CDS encoding TonB-dependent receptor codes for the protein MRIVIGTVAALLASTSVHAQTAPPQTTQADSSSVDDIIVTASRREQSVQDVSIAVTALSEERLGDAQVNNLQDLQTIVPSVNFGNDFNQAKIFIRGVGANTSTTGSSTGVALHVDGAYVARAEAQLTSLFDIARVEVLRGPQGTLYGRNAVGGSINVISAKPTDVMEGYGRLTFGNYNALVSEVAVGGPITDGIQFRVAGKTEQRDGFGSNPVTGADVDDLNRRMVRAQLNFDFTPDVSLLLSGEYFRQDDSSGAVHYLRASFPGVTRLAPLGVGGYATDPRDLASEDQPGTSTDSYAFTATLKANISDTLSLTNIANFRSFESALFQDLDLSAVQNEPSLNGLASTIQERRIDSDQYSNELQLNYDTDHVNAVLGAYYFNEQQNPIDSVGFKRRSGNAQSPAILARDNIPLDLAYNLCGYGPGSTTGGSAIITPKRVCTRSNLETTAYAIFGQANFDLGMISPGLEGLSVKLGGRYSHEEVMSENPGIVIRYNPTAPNQHLPTLNPTAAGTHTERTFEDFTPEVGVQWEVNPDLLLYYTYSEGFKAGSGENASGSTTIVDPETISNHEVGVKATLLDQRLTVNAAAYSYELEGLQLNKTISGGPTGYTTIFQNAAKTSANGVELEFFARPTDVFRFSGGLSYTDATFDDYLTIDPLAPQNVSGGTPYNATTNPDPTAFGAPGGGNLQLAGNKVRNTPDLAWSLHGELDLPFAMPMDGSLMLQGDASHKSQVFFSEFERDIESSDAYTVFDASLVYESGDGAIRGQLWVKNIGDEEIRSSTFALATGRLIGVTYLPPRTYGVSLGYRF